A window of Nicotiana tabacum cultivar K326 chromosome 24, ASM71507v2, whole genome shotgun sequence contains these coding sequences:
- the LOC107806025 gene encoding uncharacterized protein LOC107806025, giving the protein MRLLLYLLNSIIVLSMESYIGETDKLALQDFKSRITEDPHQIMTSWNHSFHYCNWTGITCNPSNGRVTFLHLSSRQLVGTIPPSIGNLSSLTGIHLGNNSFHGEIPQSIGRLLQLQHLNLSHNYFSGTIPTNLTYCKELLELHLQFNDMVGKIVDELSSLSKLYLLKLKMNSFTGGIPHWIGNFSSLEFFDISDNSLQGPIPQDLGHLTNLLVFHVNSNKLSGTIPSSIFNISSIYYFSVTQNQVHGQIPADVGLTLPNLAVFAGAVNSFTGPIPVSLANASELNVIELSQNNLIGDVPTSFGKLKTLVRLNFEQNRLGRRESYEGLKFLDSLSNCTYLSVLSFATNYFSGELPHSITNLSSLLEIFSLGNNRIHGTLPADLSNLISLTYLGMDGNLLNGSVPEAIGKLKYLQGLDLNGNAFSGKIPLTIGNLTRLTSLNMQENRLERSIPPELGKCKSLTALNLSRNNLVGSIPKEVAWLSSLSISLSLSSNSLTGSLPKELGQLINLEELDVSQNKLSGEIPSTLSNCLRLERVNIRNNLFQGTIPQSFTNLKGLGEVDFSQNNLSGKIPEFLGKLPYLRKLNLSFNELDGEVPTEGIFANTSAILINGNSNLCGGVPKLNLPKCSKATKHLDSRAPVAIIVPVILTVLVLCSCAAYYKLRKSRKAHAWDDEELSKIPRTTYREIHRATGGFSEDNLVGAGSFGSVYKAHFDGDNTIMAVKVLNLQRRGALRSFLDECKALRNIRHRNLLRIKTACSSIDHEGNDFKCLVFEFMANGNLHDWLHQENDDQQQQRRKLGFIQRLNIAIDVASALDYLHNHCQTPIVHCDLKPSNILLDEDMSAHVCDFGLATFLLDTSSNSWSHEISAALKGSIGYIPTEYGSGGRASTLGDVYSFGIVLLELLICRRPTDTMFNENLNIHKYVSVALPEHVMEIVDPLLLLAEEEQNITQDQATRIEECLLLVFEIGLTCSATLPRDRMPINDVLNELQAIKKSFLSRRR; this is encoded by the exons ATGAGGCTTCTGTTATACTTGCTGAACTCAATTATTGTTTTGTCCATGGAATCATATATAGGAGAAACTGATAAACTAGCATTACAAGACTTCAAAAGCAGAATAACTGAAGATCCACACCAAATCATGACTTCTTGGAATCATTCTTTTCATTACTGCAACTGGACAGGTATAACATGTAATCCTTCCAATGGTAGAGTTACATTTCTTCATTTGAGTTCGCGACAACTCGTTGGCACCATACCGCCTTCCATTGGCAATCTCAGTTCCCTTACAGGTATTCATCTCGGAAACAATAGCTTCCATGGTGAAATTCCTCAATCAATCGGTCGCTTACTGCAGCTGCAACATCTCAATCTCAGTCACAATTATTTTAGTGGAACAATTCCTACCAATTTAACTTACTGCAAGGAACTTTTAGAACTTCATCTACAATTTAATGATATGGTTGGGAAAATTGTGGATGAACTCAGTTCACTGTCAAAGCTGTATTTGTTAAAACTGAAAATGAACTCTTTCACAGGAGGCATCCCACATTGGATAGGAAACTTTTCATCTTTAGAATTCTTCGACATTTCAGATAATAGTCTACAAGGACCAATACCTCAGGATCTTGGCCATCTAACGAATTTGTTAGTATTTCATGTGAACTCAAATAAATTATCCGGTACAATCCCTTCGTCGATTTTCAATATTTCTTCCATCTACTATTTCTCTGTTACTCAAAATCAAGTGCATGGGCAAATTCCAGCAGATGTAGGCCTCACTCTTCCTAACCTTGCAGTATTTGCTGGCGCTGTCAACAGCTTCACCGGACCTATTCCTGTTTCATTGGCAAATGCTTCTGAACTTAACGTGATTGAGCTTTCCCAAAATAACCTTATTGGGGATGTGCCAACTagttttggaaaattgaaaacttTGGTTAGGCTCAACTTTGAGCAGAATAGACTAGGTAGGAGGGAAAGTTATGAGGGTTTGAAATTTCTTGATTCCCTAAGCAATTGTACATATCTGAGTGTACTGAGTTTTGCAACCAATTACTTTAGTGGAGAATTGCCTCACTCAATCACTAATCTTTCATCGTTACTTGAGATATTCTCTCTAGGTAACAATAGGATTCATGGTACTCTTCCTGCTGATCTAAGCAATCTTATTAGTTTGACCTATCTTGGAATGGACGGAAACCTTCTAAATGGCAGTGTTCCTGAAGCTATAGGTAAACTTAAATATCTGCAAGGTCTCGATTTGAATGGTAATGCGTTTTCAGGGAAGATACCACTCACTATTGGTAACTTGACACGGTTAACAAGTCTAAACATGCAAGAAAATAGACTAGAAAGAAGCATACCTCCAGAGCTGGGGAAGTGTAAGTCTTTGACGGCGCTAAACCTTAGCAGGAATAATCTTGTTGGATCCATACCGAAAGAGGTTGCATGGCTATCTTCCCTTTCAATTTCTTTGTCATTGTCAAGTAACTCTTTAACTGGATCCTTGCCAAAAGAACTTGGTCAGTTGATAAATCTTGAGGAATTGGATGTTTCACAAAATAAATTATCAGGTGAGATTCCAAGCACTCTCAGCAATTGCCTCCGCTTAGAGCGTGTAAATATTAGAAATAATCTCTTTCAAGGAACTATTCCTCAATCCtttacaaatttaaaaggatTAGGTGAGGTAGATTTTTCACAGAATAACTTGTCAGGGAAAATACCAGAGTTTCTCGGAAAGCTTCCTTACCTCAGAAAACTCAACTTATCATTCAATGAACTTGATGGTGAGGTGCCAACTGAAGGGATATTTGCAAATACAAGCGCAATCTTGATCAATGGAAACAGTAATCTTTGTGGAGGTGTTCCCAAGTTAAATTTGCCTAAATGCTCAAAAGCTACCAAGCACCTTGATTCAAGAGCTCCGGTAGCTATTATTGTTCCTGTTATATTAACAGTTTTAGTGCTGTGTTCCTGTGCTGCTTATTACAAGCTCAGAAAATCAAGAAAAGCGCACGCTTGGGATGATGAGGAATTATCAAAGATACCAAGAACTACATATCGAGAAATACATAGAGCAACAGGTGGCTTCTCTGAGGATAACTTGGTAGGTGCAGGAAGTTTTGGTTCAGTATACAAAGCGCATTTTGATGGTGACAATACAATAATGGCAGTGAAAGTGTTAAACTTACAACGAAGAGGGGCTTTGAGGAGCTTCCTGGATGAATGCAAAGCCTTGAGAAATATAAGACATCGTAATCTTCTCAGAATTAAAACTGCTTGTTCGAGCATTGATCACGAGGGTAATGACTTCAAATGCTTAGTTTTTGAGTTCATGGCTAACGGAAACCTACATGATTGGTTGCatcaagaaaatgatgaccaGCAACAGCAAAGAAGGAAACTAGGCTTTATCCAAAGACTAAACATTGCAATTGATGTTGCTTCTGCACTTGACTATCTCCACAACCACTGCCAAACACCAATAGTTCATTGTGATCTAAAGCCAAGCAACATACTCCTCGATGAAGATATGTCTGCCCATGTTTGTGACTTTGGATTAGCAACTTTTCTCCTTGACACGTCGAGCAATTCATGGAGTCATGAGATTTCTGCAGCACTAAAGGGTTCTATAGGTTACATCCCAACAG AGTATGGATCAGGTGGTCGAGCGTCCACACTTGGAGATGTTTACAGCTTTGGAATCGTGTTGCTAGAGTTGCTCATATGCAGAAGACCAACTGACACGATGTTTAACGAGAATCTAAATATTCACAAGTATGTTTCAGTGGCTTTGCCTGAACATGTCATGGAAATTGTAGACCCTTTATTGCTCTTGgcagaagaagaacaaaacatCACTCAAGATCAAGCAACAAGAATAGAAGAATGTTTACTCTTGGTTTTTGAAATAGGGCTCACATGTTCTGCAACATTGCCAAGAGATAGAATGCCAATAAATGATGTTTTGAACGAACTTCAAGCAATCAAGAAGTCCTTCCTTTCAAGGAGAAGATGA
- the LOC107806024 gene encoding E3 ubiquitin-protein ligase AIRP2-like, with protein sequence MRKSFKDSLKALEADIQHANTLASDYPREYDGASLQMRLSYSPCAHIFLFLVQWSDCHLAGALGLLRILIYKAYEDGKTSMYIRERKASIKQFYGVIFPSLLQLQRGITDIEDRKQREICETKYRRGDEMNKGKLSEIEIEREEECGICMEMDTKVVLPSCNHSLCMKCYRNWRARSQSCPFCRDSLKRVDSGELWIYTNICEIKDLSSITRENMKRLLMYIEKLPVVYPDPTVVSYHPHY encoded by the exons ATGAGGAAGTCTTTTAAAGATTCACTGAAAGCACTTGAAGCTGATATTCAGCATGCCAATACTCT GGCTTCGGATTATCCAAGAGAATACGACGGTGCTAGCCTTCAGATGAGACTATCGTACAGTCCCTGTGCTCATATTTTTCTGTTTCTTGTTCAGTGGTCTGACTGTCACCTTGCTGGTGCTCTTGGATTGCTTAGGATCCTTATCTATAAG GCTTATGAGGATGGTAAGACTAGCATGTATATTCGTGAGAGAAAAGCTAGTATAAAACAATTTTATG GTGTGATATTTCCGTCATTGTTGCAACTTCAAAGGGGAATTACTGATATTGAAGATAGGAAACAGCGAGAGATCTGCGAAACGAAATACAGAAGAGGGGATGAGATGAACAAAGGTAAGCTGTCTGAAATCGAAATAGAGAGGGAGGAAGAATGTGGTATCTGCATGGAGATGGATACGAAGGTTGTCTTGCCGTCCTGCAATCATTCTTTATGCATGAAGTGCTATAGAAACTG GCGTGCCCGATCTCAGTCATGTCCTTTCTGTCGAGATAGTCTCAAAAGGGTGGATTCTGGCGAGCTTTGGATCTATACCAACATTTGTGAGATCAAAGACTTGTCCTCAATAACAAGGGAAAATATGAAGAGGCTTCTCATGTACATTGAAAAATTGCCCGTCGTCTATCCGGATCCAACAGTTGTCTCTTATCATCCTCATTATTGA